GATGTTTATCGTCCGGCCCTTCACGGTAACCCGCTGAATGGCGGCGCCGTGGGACACGGGCTTGCCCGCCTGGTCCGAATCGGTTATTTTCAGCAGCGTCTCGATCGGATATTTCGACGTGATGGTCTGCGGATAGTTGTCGCGCCAGCCGCCGACGGCCGTGTAGGCGTGGCCGTAACGGGCCGCCAGTGCCGCCCAGCCGTCGGGCAGGAACCGGGCGGAGGAGGCTTGCGCCGAATTCGTATTGTCCTTGTAGATGGTGGCCGATTCGCACCATACGCAGATGTCGGGATCGTATTTCTTCACCCACGCGACGAAGTTGTTGTAATTGTTCGCCTGGTCGGACCACATGCCGTTCTGGATGTTCCAGTAGAGCACGCGCAGGTTGTCGGAGCCGCGGCCCATCTCGCCGAGCGCACGGACCTCGATATTGTCCACGTAGAAGCCGTGCACGCCGCTGCTCACGTCGTTGCCGGCCCAGTAGAGCATCGTGCCGTCGGTCGCGTTGTTTACGACGACCTCCACGTTGTGCCACTTCTTGACGGCCGCTTCGCTCGACGGGAGCGTTACGTGGCTCTTTTCGACGATGTATCTCCCCGAGGCGCTCGTGTAGCCCGAATTGTCGGCCGTCAGGGCGATGCTCTTGCCGTCGACGGAGGCCGATGCGATCATGCCGCCGTTCACCACCTGGAACAGCAGGAGGTCCGTCGATCCGTACTGGTAGCAGAAATCGAACGAAACCTTCACGGAACGTATGCCGTCGATGGATTTCAGGGCTGCGGTCTGGAAAATGCCCCGCCCCGTGTTACCTGTGCCGCAAGCCAGATAGCCCTGGTATTCCTGGCAGCGGAACATATAGGTATAGTCGGCGATATTGCGGCTCGCGACGTACGAATCGGACATCAGGTGGGACGTGCCGACCGTTTTGCCGCTGATCTCGTCCCACGTGTTCGACTGGATGAACGCCGAGCCGGGGTTGTTGTAGGCGACCTCCTCGAAGGAGTTCGCATAGCCGTCGCGTCCGGTTCCCGTACCGGGGGTGACGGCTTCGGCCGTCGGAGCGTATCCCGTCGACTCCTGGCCGCCCATGATGTTGCCGCCCCAGACGAAATTGTCGAAACTCTCGTAAAACACCAGGTCGGCGTCGGGGGCGTATTTCAGCGTTACGGACGTGGCCTTCCCCGCCGTCAGCTGCGCAGTCGTCAGCGTGTGCTCCATGGCGCGGTGCTCCGAATCGGAAATGGTGATTTTCAGGCCCGACGGATAGTCGCCCGGGGCCAGCATCACGTAGAAATGTTTCGGCGTGCCGCTCTCCAGCGAGACGCATTTGCCGTTGTCGGTGCAGTTCAGCACGACGAAACCGACACCGCCGGTGATTGAGAGGTAGCCGCGCGAGGGCAGGAAATTCGCATAGCCTGCCAGGGGGCTTTCAGCGAGGTTCTCGACCTTCACCGAGGCGATTTTGGCCGACCCGGTCAGGG
This Alistipes shahii WAL 8301 DNA region includes the following protein-coding sequences:
- a CDS encoding metal-dependent hydrolase produces the protein MTLNLRESLNFILKPALLLAGCLCMACSSGDKHVDDPDGPDNPGGGDEYEDIQVVNGKVRFYLREAENSVRKAMGTGERAWSKSLVSVNGKSYAVESDENGRYYVEASASSSGTYNAILTNSGSSGWYGSSAYADVKLPYSQFWAATAASLQSYPMYGSYTKENGNKLVFDDAFAVLDLALTGSAKIASVKVENLAESPLAGYANFLPSRGYLSITGGVGFVVLNCTDNGKCVSLESGTPKHFYVMLAPGDYPSGLKITISDSEHRAMEHTLTTAQLTAGKATSVTLKYAPDADLVFYESFDNFVWGGNIMGGQESTGYAPTAEAVTPGTGTGRDGYANSFEEVAYNNPGSAFIQSNTWDEISGKTVGTSHLMSDSYVASRNIADYTYMFRCQEYQGYLACGTGNTGRGIFQTAALKSIDGIRSVKVSFDFCYQYGSTDLLLFQVVNGGMIASASVDGKSIALTADNSGYTSASGRYIVEKSHVTLPSSEAAVKKWHNVEVVVNNATDGTMLYWAGNDVSSGVHGFYVDNIEVRALGEMGRGSDNLRVLYWNIQNGMWSDQANNYNNFVAWVKKYDPDICVWCESATIYKDNTNSAQASSARFLPDGWAALAARYGHAYTAVGGWRDNYPQTITSKYPIETLLKITDSDQAGKPVSHGAAIQRVTVKGRTINIVTLHTWPQAYGFGVGSADQAASAANKEGDKYREFEIKYICAQTVNNPAYASCQDWLMMGDFNSRSRADNWYYGYPENDTRLLVHNHILDHTNLKDIIAERYPGSFISSTYGNARIDYMYASPSMYARIVNALTVMDKWTTATQSPYVSNFYDPSDHRPILADFELKQ